From Acidobacteriota bacterium, one genomic window encodes:
- a CDS encoding VCBS repeat-containing protein yields MRKNLISSIFMSSIALLFLAGSASADFVSRDFDGDGRSDYAVFRPSSGTFYYISSATGAFVAVQWGQACDRVIDGDFDGDGRADIAIWRPSTGTWWVRPSQTPTIPLVRTWGNVSFGDIPAPGDRDGDGKTDMIVYRPGAPGNWWVLKSNSNWTTSDPVFAFGTTDDIPLSAAYKDCSCP; encoded by the coding sequence TCGCACTGCTTTTCTTGGCAGGTTCAGCTTCGGCGGATTTTGTCAGCCGCGACTTTGACGGCGACGGCCGGTCGGACTATGCGGTCTTTCGTCCGTCAAGCGGCACGTTCTATTACATCAGCAGCGCAACCGGGGCGTTCGTGGCGGTTCAGTGGGGACAAGCCTGCGACCGCGTCATTGACGGCGATTTCGACGGTGACGGCCGCGCCGACATTGCGATTTGGCGGCCCTCGACCGGAACCTGGTGGGTCAGGCCAAGCCAAACGCCCACAATTCCTTTGGTGCGGACTTGGGGAAATGTCTCTTTTGGGGATATTCCGGCTCCGGGTGATCGCGACGGCGACGGAAAAACGGACATGATAGTCTATCGTCCCGGCGCGCCCGGAAATTGGTGGGTGCTCAAGAGCAACAGCAACTGGACGACCTCGGACCCGGTCTTCGCATTCGGAACCACCGACGACATCCCGCTGTCGGCCGCCTACAAAGACTGCAGTTGTCCGTAA